A single region of the Acinetobacter sp. WCHA45 genome encodes:
- a CDS encoding IS1 family transposase, which translates to MQITLEIKCPTCLSDSIKKNGIKVDGKQNYQCKDCKRQFIGDHALSYLGCNSGITRKILQLMVRGSGIRDIAEVERISIGKVLRTLTESAYQIQPKQSHYESLEVDEFWTFVGNKNNKQWLIYAYHRETGEIVAYVWGKRDLATVQRLKTKLKQLGIHYTRIASDHWDSFITAFKNCKQSIGKLFTVGIEGNNCKIRHRIRRGFRRSCNFSKKLENHFKAFDLTFFYINNGFI; encoded by the coding sequence ATGCAAATAACTCTAGAAATCAAATGTCCAACCTGCCTCAGTGACAGTATAAAGAAAAATGGCATCAAAGTAGATGGGAAACAAAACTACCAATGCAAAGACTGCAAACGTCAGTTTATTGGTGACCATGCTCTGAGCTATCTAGGATGTAATTCTGGCATTACTCGTAAAATATTACAGTTAATGGTCAGAGGCAGCGGTATACGAGATATCGCTGAAGTTGAGCGCATTAGTATCGGTAAAGTCTTACGGACTTTAACTGAATCGGCCTATCAAATTCAGCCTAAACAAAGTCATTATGAATCTCTCGAAGTAGATGAATTCTGGACTTTTGTTGGAAATAAAAATAATAAACAATGGCTTATTTACGCCTACCATCGAGAAACAGGTGAGATTGTTGCTTATGTTTGGGGTAAGAGAGATTTAGCTACAGTCCAAAGGTTGAAGACAAAGCTTAAACAATTAGGTATTCACTACACCCGAATTGCAAGTGATCATTGGGACAGTTTCATCACTGCTTTTAAAAACTGCAAGCAAAGTATTGGTAAGTTGTTTACTGTAGGAATTGAAGGTAATAATTGCAAAATAAGGCATCGAATAAGGCGTGGTTTTAGAAGAAGTTGCAATTTCTCCAAAAAGCTTGAAAACCATTTTAAAGCCTTCGACTTAACCTTCTTTTACATCAATAATGGCTTCATTTAA
- a CDS encoding peptide-methionine (S)-S-oxide reductase MsrA has product MSDLKMNKEDDVESYEFATPEAIEEALKTGKLSQTVFGTGCFWGPDSNFGGTPGVVQTRVGYAGASTLDPSYRNIKGHAEVVRVIYDKDQISYRELLGGFESWFVHVRKQGQYRQILFVFDQEQKQVTEELIQAIGKDKSPEVIEAGQQNGYFWPAEDYHQKHRLRRNKQLVSLAEVDFGPRWDEHLYFTKLNSTDRKGFSLSNWLKKLSPQMQKAYRIG; this is encoded by the coding sequence ATGTCGGATCTAAAAATGAATAAAGAAGACGATGTTGAAAGCTATGAATTTGCGACCCCTGAAGCTATCGAAGAAGCATTGAAAACCGGAAAACTTAGTCAAACGGTTTTTGGCACGGGCTGCTTTTGGGGACCGGATTCAAATTTTGGAGGGACGCCGGGAGTAGTGCAAACACGTGTTGGCTACGCTGGAGCATCAACTCTGGATCCGAGTTACCGCAACATCAAGGGACACGCCGAAGTCGTCAGAGTGATCTACGATAAAGACCAAATTAGCTATAGAGAACTTCTTGGAGGTTTTGAGTCATGGTTTGTTCATGTCAGAAAGCAGGGTCAGTATCGCCAGATACTTTTTGTCTTTGATCAGGAGCAAAAACAAGTCACTGAAGAACTGATCCAAGCGATTGGAAAGGATAAGTCTCCCGAGGTGATTGAAGCCGGACAACAAAATGGTTATTTTTGGCCAGCCGAAGATTACCATCAAAAGCATCGTCTTCGCAGAAACAAACAGCTTGTAAGTCTTGCTGAAGTAGATTTCGGTCCTCGCTGGGATGAACATCTGTATTTTACTAAATTGAATAGTACCGACAGAAAAGGCTTCAGTCTTTCAAACTGGTTAAAAAAGTTGTCTCCGCAAATGCAGAAAGCTTACCGAATCGGCTAA
- the msrA gene encoding peptide-methionine (S)-S-oxide reductase MsrA translates to MKLNYVIVAGGCFWGLEDLLRNLDGVTSTKVGYSGGDFDDPTYADIKTGKTGHAEAVRVEYDPDEISLEEILHYFFKIHDPTTKNRQGNDVGSSYRSAAFYRDDAQKAIIENVIEEVNEIGRFENEVVTTVALEKEFYDAEAYHQNYLQRNPNGYSCHFERD, encoded by the coding sequence ATGAAACTAAATTATGTGATCGTTGCCGGAGGGTGTTTTTGGGGTCTTGAAGACCTCCTTAGGAATCTGGACGGCGTGACGTCAACAAAGGTGGGCTACTCTGGCGGAGATTTTGATGATCCTACCTACGCCGATATTAAAACAGGGAAAACGGGTCACGCCGAAGCTGTTCGCGTGGAATACGACCCAGACGAAATATCTCTCGAAGAGATTCTACATTACTTTTTCAAGATCCATGATCCAACTACGAAGAATCGCCAAGGGAATGATGTTGGATCTTCGTATCGCTCTGCTGCGTTCTATCGTGACGATGCCCAGAAAGCGATTATCGAAAACGTGATTGAGGAGGTCAATGAGATCGGTCGCTTCGAGAATGAAGTAGTTACGACCGTCGCCTTGGAAAAAGAATTCTACGACGCTGAGGCATATCATCAAAACTATTTGCAAAGGAATCCCAACGGATACTCTTGCCATTTTGAAAGAGACTAA
- a CDS encoding carboxymuconolactone decarboxylase family protein gives MSRLNTPTTIDAAPTATHTSLKAVEKQLGRVPNMFRVVANSPAALTGYLQLSAASAQGGLGTATLERIALAVAEINGCDYCLAAHSFLGRKVAKLDDAELTANRSGASNDPKADAAVRFAAAVVRQRGQVSNDQVQAVLNAGYSDAHVVDILLAVALNTFTNYVNEVTQTEVDFPAVQPLGIDV, from the coding sequence ATGTCACGTTTGAACACCCCTACCACAATCGACGCCGCGCCTACTGCTACCCATACCTCACTCAAGGCTGTGGAAAAACAACTGGGCCGCGTTCCTAACATGTTCCGCGTCGTTGCCAACAGCCCTGCTGCGCTGACTGGCTACCTGCAATTGAGCGCAGCATCAGCACAGGGCGGCTTGGGTACAGCGACTCTTGAGCGTATTGCCCTAGCCGTCGCTGAGATCAACGGCTGCGATTATTGCCTTGCTGCCCATTCCTTCCTAGGCCGTAAGGTGGCCAAGCTTGATGATGCTGAACTCACTGCCAACCGCAGCGGTGCATCAAATGACCCTAAGGCCGACGCAGCCGTGCGTTTTGCTGCCGCCGTAGTCCGCCAGCGCGGGCAAGTCAGCAATGACCAGGTCCAAGCGGTGCTGAACGCTGGCTACAGTGATGCACATGTAGTGGATATTCTGTTGGCTGTTGCCCTGAACACTTTCACTAACTACGTTAACGAAGTGACACAGACCGAGGTCGACTTCCCGGCCGTTCAACCACTAGGCATTGATGTCTAA
- the fadA gene encoding acetyl-CoA C-acyltransferase FadA, whose amino-acid sequence MATLNPRDVVIVDGVRSAMGKSRNGMFRNVRADSLSAELVRALVARNQFDTNEVEDIIWGCVNQTLEQGMNIARNIGLLADIPKTAGGQTVNRLCGSSMQAIHTAAAQIATNQGDIFIIGGVEHMGHVGMMHGIDLNPEASKHYAKASNMMGLTAEMLGRMNGITREEQDAFGVESHRRAWAATQEGRFKNEVIGVEGHDANGFKILCDIDEVIRPDANLEAFKGLRPVFDPKGGTVTAATSSALSDGASAMLLMSAERAQSLGLKPRAVIRSMAVAGCDAAIMGYGPVPATQKALKRAGLSMADIQTIELNEAFAAQGLSAMKGLGVYDKQDIINLNGGAIALGHPLGCSGARITTTLLNVMEQQDTQIGLATMCIGLGQGIATIIERV is encoded by the coding sequence ATGGCTACTTTAAATCCACGTGACGTTGTGATTGTTGATGGCGTTCGTTCTGCCATGGGCAAATCACGTAACGGTATGTTCCGCAATGTTCGTGCCGACAGTTTATCTGCTGAATTAGTACGTGCACTTGTTGCTCGTAACCAGTTTGATACCAATGAAGTTGAAGACATCATTTGGGGCTGTGTAAACCAAACTTTAGAGCAAGGTATGAACATTGCTCGTAATATTGGTTTATTGGCTGACATTCCAAAAACTGCTGGCGGTCAAACAGTAAACCGTCTCTGTGGTTCTTCAATGCAAGCAATCCACACAGCTGCTGCACAGATTGCGACCAACCAAGGTGACATCTTCATCATCGGTGGTGTAGAGCATATGGGTCACGTAGGTATGATGCACGGCATCGACCTTAACCCTGAAGCATCTAAACACTATGCAAAAGCATCGAACATGATGGGCTTAACGGCTGAAATGTTAGGTCGTATGAACGGCATTACGCGTGAAGAACAAGATGCGTTCGGTGTTGAATCTCACCGCCGCGCTTGGGCTGCAACGCAAGAAGGTCGTTTCAAAAACGAAGTCATAGGTGTTGAAGGTCATGATGCCAATGGCTTCAAAATCCTATGCGACATCGATGAAGTGATTCGTCCAGATGCAAACCTTGAAGCATTCAAAGGTTTACGTCCTGTATTTGACCCGAAAGGCGGTACAGTCACTGCGGCAACGTCTTCTGCGCTGTCTGACGGTGCTTCTGCAATGTTGTTGATGTCTGCTGAACGCGCTCAATCACTTGGTTTAAAACCACGTGCTGTGATTCGCTCTATGGCGGTTGCAGGCTGTGACGCTGCAATCATGGGTTATGGTCCTGTACCTGCAACTCAAAAAGCGCTTAAACGTGCTGGCTTAAGCATGGCGGATATCCAAACCATCGAGTTAAACGAAGCATTTGCTGCTCAAGGCTTATCAGCCATGAAAGGTCTAGGCGTTTATGACAAGCAAGACATCATTAACTTGAATGGTGGCGCGATTGCATTGGGTCACCCATTGGGTTGTTCTGGTGCACGTATTACAACCACGTTGTTGAACGTAATGGAACAACAAGATACACAAATCGGTCTTGCGACCATGTGTATTGGTTTAGGTCAAGGTATCGCGACGATTATCGAACGTGTTTAA
- a CDS encoding HlyD family secretion protein has protein sequence MNAFDVRKVIRPIVLVLSVLIAIYAVVHLWNYYNAAPWTRDGRVRGDVVQVASDVNGLVTEVLVQDNQTVKKGQVLFKIDVERQALDVEQAKSDLAKANAGLAQAHANLVGSKANLVKTEANMKLAEKNAARYASLMDGAISKQEQDQVFATRDQAIAEKEQLAASIEQAEAAIQQQQALIDVANSNLHLAQLNMSRSAVVAPADGTLSNFDLRVGNYVKVGQAVAALLDRHQLYVVGYFEETKLNRIHVGDSATVQLMGDHQFIRGHVQGIATGIEDRERSGSSNLLANVNPTFSWVRLAQRVPVKIILDEQPQNPLAFVSGRTATVRIIEK, from the coding sequence ATGAATGCATTTGATGTACGAAAAGTCATACGTCCAATTGTATTAGTACTTTCGGTTTTGATTGCGATATATGCAGTCGTGCATTTATGGAATTACTACAATGCCGCACCGTGGACACGTGATGGTCGTGTGCGTGGTGATGTGGTTCAAGTGGCTTCGGATGTTAATGGATTAGTAACTGAGGTGCTGGTACAGGACAATCAGACGGTAAAGAAAGGACAAGTTCTTTTCAAGATTGATGTAGAACGTCAAGCCCTTGACGTTGAACAGGCTAAATCTGATTTAGCTAAAGCCAATGCTGGTTTGGCTCAGGCGCATGCAAACTTAGTCGGTTCAAAGGCAAATTTGGTCAAGACTGAAGCTAATATGAAATTGGCTGAGAAGAATGCAGCACGTTATGCGAGTTTGATGGATGGTGCAATCTCTAAGCAAGAGCAAGATCAGGTTTTTGCTACACGTGATCAGGCGATTGCTGAGAAAGAACAGCTAGCAGCGAGTATTGAACAGGCTGAGGCCGCCATTCAACAACAACAAGCTTTGATCGACGTGGCGAATAGCAATTTACATTTAGCTCAGCTCAATATGAGTCGTTCAGCAGTCGTTGCACCTGCGGATGGTACTTTGTCGAACTTTGATTTGCGTGTCGGTAATTATGTGAAAGTGGGGCAGGCGGTTGCGGCCTTGCTTGATCGTCATCAACTGTATGTGGTGGGTTATTTTGAAGAAACCAAATTGAATCGTATTCATGTCGGTGATTCGGCAACCGTACAGTTGATGGGGGATCATCAATTCATTCGTGGGCATGTTCAAGGTATTGCAACAGGGATCGAAGATCGTGAGCGTTCTGGTAGTTCTAATCTATTGGCAAATGTAAACCCTACTTTTAGTTGGGTACGTTTAGCGCAACGTGTGCCTGTAAAAATTATTTTAGATGAACAGCCTCAAAATCCATTAGCTTTTGTTTCAGGGCGAACTGCAACGGTGAGAATTATTGAGAAATAA
- a CDS encoding DUF1656 domain-containing protein — translation MGEINVYGIYIPILLVQAIIAYVLFKLMSPLIDRLVMRGWIVLPNIFNLCLYLGLLLCMHWLCLYLQGTSL, via the coding sequence ATGGGTGAGATTAACGTTTATGGAATCTATATTCCAATTCTTTTGGTGCAAGCCATTATCGCCTACGTGCTCTTTAAGCTGATGAGTCCACTGATCGATCGTTTAGTTATGAGAGGTTGGATTGTACTACCGAATATTTTCAACTTGTGTTTGTACTTGGGATTGTTGCTGTGTATGCATTGGTTATGTCTTTATTTACAAGGTACAAGCCTTTAA
- the msrB gene encoding peptide-methionine (R)-S-oxide reductase MsrB has translation MFNWKSIYSYLDNGTPAPPRKVERSEEEWKEILTPAQFRVMRMKGTERPHTGGLCSFYEAGRYACVGCDTELFDSNLKFDSGTGWPSFSEPVADNVIQYELDTTYGRRIEVLCNVCEAHLGHVFPDGPEPSGVRFCINSESLKFVE, from the coding sequence ATGTTCAATTGGAAAAGCATTTACAGCTACCTCGATAACGGCACTCCAGCACCTCCCAGAAAAGTTGAAAGGAGCGAGGAAGAGTGGAAAGAAATTCTGACGCCCGCGCAATTTCGGGTTATGCGAATGAAAGGCACCGAACGCCCGCACACGGGAGGACTCTGTTCATTTTATGAAGCAGGTAGATACGCCTGTGTTGGCTGCGACACCGAACTCTTTGACTCGAACCTAAAGTTCGATTCGGGAACGGGATGGCCGAGTTTTTCTGAGCCTGTCGCCGACAACGTAATTCAATATGAACTGGATACGACGTACGGGCGCAGAATCGAAGTGTTATGCAATGTGTGCGAAGCCCATCTGGGGCACGTTTTTCCAGATGGCCCTGAGCCATCAGGGGTCCGATTCTGCATTAACTCTGAGTCATTGAAGTTTGTAGAATAA
- a CDS encoding GGDEF domain-containing protein: MSAYFLKHHQSFNDSYGHAEGDQALSLVAGLFQRNSRNYDFFARYGGEEFVLILPGTDIVSANKTLEKLRLVVANHEWPLRQLTVSIGLASADLFNDKKQLLEAADQMLYKAKAQGRNQTSVFC, from the coding sequence ATGTCAGCATACTTTTTAAAACACCACCAAAGTTTTAACGACAGCTATGGACATGCCGAAGGTGATCAGGCACTGAGCCTGGTAGCAGGTCTGTTTCAGCGCAACAGCAGGAACTATGACTTTTTCGCCCGTTATGGTGGTGAAGAGTTTGTGCTGATCTTGCCAGGCACAGACATCGTGTCGGCCAATAAAACACTGGAAAAATTAAGGCTGGTAGTGGCTAACCATGAATGGCCATTACGACAATTAACGGTCAGCATCGGTTTGGCCAGCGCTGATTTATTTAACGACAAAAAGCAGTTGCTCGAAGCCGCCGATCAGATGTTATACAAAGCTAAAGCCCAAGGCCGCAATCAAACCAGTGTGTTCTGTTAA
- a CDS encoding peptide-methionine (S)-S-oxide reductase, giving the protein MIVAGGCFWSLEDLLRNQDGVTSTKMCSGTEMATAQDVKMSCLIATDYQAEPS; this is encoded by the coding sequence GTGATCGTTGCTGGAGGGTGTTTTTGGAGTCTCGAAGACCTCCTTAGAAATCAGGACGGCGTAACGTCAACGAAGATGTGTAGTGGCACTGAAATGGCGACTGCGCAAGACGTGAAGATGAGCTGTCTGATAGCAACGGATTATCAAGCAGAACCTTCTTAA
- a CDS encoding glutaredoxin codes for MKTLKNVVIYTKDHCPFCARVKNYLTSEKVDFKQIRVDDDPKTYLELKERTNLQTVPQVFVDGEFIGSATDFFSWIDG; via the coding sequence ATGAAAACACTTAAGAATGTTGTCATCTATACGAAAGACCATTGTCCATTTTGCGCACGCGTAAAGAATTACCTAACTTCTGAAAAGGTTGATTTCAAACAAATTCGCGTAGACGACGATCCGAAGACTTACTTGGAGTTGAAGGAAAGAACAAATCTTCAAACTGTTCCGCAAGTTTTTGTGGATGGAGAATTCATTGGCAGTGCTACAGACTTCTTCTCGTGGATTGATGGCTAA
- the fadB gene encoding fatty acid oxidation complex subunit alpha FadB produces MIHAGNAITVQMLSDGIAEFRFDLQGESVNKFNRATIEDFKAAIDAVKANGDIKGLIVTSAKSTFIVGADITEFGANFAQGEQAIVDWALPVHDIFNAFEDLEIPKVAAINGMALGGGFEMCLVCDYRVMSEAAQVGLPEIKLGIFPGFGGTVRLSRLIGIDNAVEWMAMANPKKPAAALKDGAVDAVVAADKLQDAAIDLVKQALAGRVDWKAKRQEKLDPVKLNPIEQMMAFNSAKGAVLAKANPAQYPAPKLLLDSLQAGASLPRNEALQAEAAGFAKAAITPQANALIGLFINDQVVKKTSKKYEKGAHPVNQAAVLGAGIMGGGIAYQAASKGTPIIMKDIGNPQLALGMKEANGLLTKQVERKKMKPAQMGETLARIRPTLSYDEFKEVDIVIEAVTENPKVKGIVLAETEKNVRDNTIIASNTSTISITRLAENLQRPENFVGMHFFNPVHMMPLVEVIRGEKTSAEAIATTVVLAQKMGKTPIVVNDCPGFLVNRVLFPYFGAFDLLLKDGADFQQVDKVMEKFGWPMGPAYLIDVVGIDTGVHGAEVMAEGFPDRMKPDFKGSIEIMYENKRLGQKNDVGFYKYELDRKGKKAKVVDPTAYELVATVATAEKREFDAQEIIDRMMLAFCNETVRCLEDNIVATASEADMAMIMGVGFPPFRGGPCRYIDQTGVAEYVALCDKYAHLGKAYEAPQMLRDMAANNKKFYG; encoded by the coding sequence ATGATCCACGCTGGCAATGCCATTACCGTCCAAATGCTTTCGGACGGAATTGCAGAATTCCGCTTTGACTTACAAGGTGAGTCGGTCAACAAATTTAACCGTGCAACGATTGAAGATTTCAAAGCTGCAATTGACGCTGTTAAAGCAAACGGTGACATCAAAGGCTTAATCGTTACTTCGGCTAAATCTACATTTATCGTTGGCGCAGATATTACTGAATTTGGTGCAAACTTCGCTCAAGGCGAACAAGCGATTGTGGATTGGGCATTGCCTGTTCACGACATTTTCAACGCGTTTGAAGATTTAGAGATTCCTAAAGTTGCAGCGATCAATGGTATGGCATTGGGCGGCGGCTTTGAAATGTGCCTCGTGTGTGACTATCGTGTGATGTCAGAAGCGGCTCAAGTCGGTCTTCCTGAAATCAAACTGGGCATCTTCCCTGGTTTCGGTGGTACGGTTCGTTTAAGCCGTCTAATTGGTATCGACAATGCAGTTGAATGGATGGCCATGGCTAATCCTAAAAAACCTGCTGCGGCACTGAAAGACGGTGCGGTTGATGCGGTTGTTGCTGCAGACAAACTACAAGACGCTGCGATTGACTTGGTTAAACAAGCCCTTGCTGGCCGTGTAGACTGGAAAGCAAAACGTCAGGAAAAACTTGACCCTGTTAAATTGAACCCAATCGAACAAATGATGGCGTTCAACTCGGCGAAAGGTGCGGTCCTTGCAAAAGCAAATCCTGCTCAATACCCTGCGCCTAAACTTCTTCTTGACTCATTACAAGCAGGTGCAAGCCTTCCACGTAATGAAGCACTTCAAGCTGAAGCGGCTGGTTTTGCAAAAGCAGCCATTACACCACAAGCAAATGCGTTAATTGGTCTATTCATCAATGACCAAGTGGTGAAGAAAACTTCGAAGAAATATGAAAAAGGTGCACACCCTGTAAACCAAGCGGCTGTATTGGGCGCGGGTATCATGGGTGGTGGTATTGCTTACCAAGCGGCAAGCAAAGGCACACCAATCATCATGAAAGACATTGGTAATCCGCAACTTGCTTTGGGTATGAAAGAAGCCAATGGCTTACTCACCAAACAAGTTGAACGTAAGAAGATGAAACCTGCTCAAATGGGTGAAACTCTTGCGCGCATCCGCCCTACTTTAAGCTATGACGAGTTTAAAGAAGTGGACATCGTGATTGAAGCAGTAACTGAAAATCCAAAAGTAAAAGGCATTGTACTTGCTGAAACTGAGAAGAATGTTCGTGACAACACGATCATTGCTTCAAATACTTCAACAATTTCAATCACACGTTTGGCTGAAAACCTACAACGTCCTGAAAACTTCGTGGGTATGCACTTCTTTAACCCAGTACACATGATGCCATTGGTAGAAGTGATCCGTGGTGAGAAGACTTCGGCTGAAGCGATTGCGACCACGGTTGTTCTTGCTCAGAAAATGGGTAAAACACCAATCGTTGTGAACGACTGCCCAGGTTTCCTTGTAAACCGCGTCTTGTTCCCTTACTTCGGTGCATTTGACCTTCTATTGAAAGACGGTGCTGACTTCCAACAAGTCGACAAAGTGATGGAAAAATTCGGCTGGCCTATGGGTCCTGCTTACCTAATCGACGTTGTTGGTATCGACACGGGCGTTCACGGTGCAGAAGTGATGGCTGAAGGTTTCCCTGACCGTATGAAGCCAGACTTCAAAGGTTCAATCGAAATCATGTACGAAAACAAACGTTTGGGTCAAAAGAACGACGTTGGTTTCTACAAATACGAACTTGACCGTAAAGGCAAAAAAGCCAAAGTGGTTGATCCAACTGCGTATGAGCTTGTTGCTACTGTGGCAACTGCAGAAAAACGCGAGTTTGATGCTCAAGAAATCATTGACCGTATGATGCTTGCTTTCTGTAACGAAACTGTTCGTTGCCTAGAAGACAACATCGTAGCGACTGCTTCTGAAGCAGACATGGCGATGATTATGGGTGTAGGTTTCCCTCCATTCCGTGGTGGTCCATGCCGTTACATCGACCAAACTGGTGTTGCTGAATACGTTGCACTTTGCGACAAATACGCACACTTAGGTAAGGCTTATGAAGCGCCACAAATGTTGCGTGACATGGCTGCTAACAACAAAAAATTCTACGGTTAA
- a CDS encoding AraC family transcriptional regulator gives MDVLSEILDKVELTSSYWYRTSFAGDWGISLPQEENLARFHIVTHGEFWYEVPKLKLKALAEQGDILILFKGMEHTMTSAPKIKAEPAVEFRSKANLTETQVLEYGDQSKLKANVVCGHFCFDGGPDHPFLNSLPNVVHIKSTENSHSPWLTMLLSIIEQEAKSGLPGSNTLVRKLTEIIFVQALRIHMYKSNKNVGFFKLIENPQLSKSLEAIHHSLDKKWGLDDLAEIAGMSRTNYSVKFKKLSGMTPLDYLTYCRLEKAKQLLKETGKSVPEVSEAIGYPAHEHFQKLFKKKIGVTPSAYRKENSKMA, from the coding sequence ATGGATGTTCTCAGTGAGATTTTAGATAAGGTAGAGCTTACTAGTAGCTACTGGTATAGAACATCATTTGCAGGAGACTGGGGCATCAGTCTCCCGCAGGAAGAGAATCTAGCGAGATTTCACATCGTGACCCATGGCGAGTTTTGGTACGAGGTGCCAAAACTTAAACTTAAGGCTTTGGCGGAGCAAGGCGATATTTTGATTTTATTCAAAGGGATGGAGCACACCATGACCAGTGCACCAAAAATCAAGGCCGAGCCCGCGGTCGAATTTAGATCCAAGGCCAACCTCACTGAAACTCAAGTTCTGGAATATGGTGATCAGAGCAAGCTCAAAGCAAACGTCGTTTGCGGACATTTTTGTTTTGATGGCGGACCCGATCATCCATTCTTAAATTCGCTGCCAAACGTCGTGCATATCAAGAGTACTGAGAACTCCCACTCGCCTTGGCTTACCATGCTTTTAAGTATTATAGAGCAGGAAGCAAAATCAGGGCTTCCTGGAAGCAACACGCTAGTCAGGAAGCTGACCGAAATTATCTTCGTGCAAGCGTTAAGAATTCACATGTACAAATCCAACAAAAATGTAGGATTTTTCAAATTGATCGAAAATCCGCAACTCAGCAAATCCTTGGAAGCTATCCATCATAGTCTCGATAAAAAATGGGGTCTTGACGATCTCGCTGAGATTGCTGGAATGTCGCGTACGAACTACAGCGTTAAGTTTAAGAAACTGTCTGGCATGACACCTCTTGATTATTTAACCTATTGTCGGCTTGAAAAAGCGAAGCAGCTGCTTAAAGAAACCGGTAAATCTGTTCCTGAAGTGAGTGAAGCCATTGGGTATCCGGCACATGAACACTTTCAAAAATTATTTAAGAAAAAAATTGGCGTAACTCCTAGTGCTTATAGAAAGGAAAATTCTAAAATGGCGTAA
- a CDS encoding YkgB family protein, translating into MTIPEIENGVQTTNTLSNNLGAKITKFGIGGIYVAMTIIYLWFGGMKFTSYEANGIHGFVSNSPLLSWMYSFLSIQGFSNFLGVLEISVGLLIAARVFSPKLAILGGVLSTGLFFTTLSFMLTTPGVFEASLGFPAISVVPGQFLLKDLGLFVVSIFIVGTSLTALEHKTK; encoded by the coding sequence ATGACTATTCCCGAAATTGAAAATGGTGTCCAGACTACCAATACCCTTAGTAATAATCTCGGTGCAAAAATCACTAAGTTTGGTATAGGTGGCATCTACGTTGCCATGACGATAATATATTTGTGGTTTGGTGGCATGAAATTCACTAGCTACGAAGCAAACGGTATACATGGTTTTGTTAGTAATAGCCCTCTGCTTTCGTGGATGTATAGCTTCCTCAGCATTCAAGGATTCTCAAATTTTCTGGGTGTGCTTGAAATTTCAGTTGGCCTGTTAATCGCTGCACGAGTTTTCTCCCCTAAGCTCGCAATCTTGGGCGGTGTACTTTCAACCGGACTCTTTTTTACGACATTGTCGTTCATGCTGACTACACCCGGTGTTTTTGAGGCATCTCTTGGGTTTCCTGCGATCTCTGTGGTTCCTGGCCAGTTTTTGCTAAAAGATTTAGGCTTGTTTGTCGTGTCTATATTTATCGTAGGTACATCACTTACAGCACTGGAGCACAAAACCAAATAA